GTATCATCGGACgtggttgttttgactttattagTATACGATTGAACGGCTTTGTGTTTAGGACGTGGTTTAATAGTGAGGTTGCTACATTTACACATAAGAttcttttaccaaaaaaatgtatgaactCTTTTAAAGATGCTTGCGAAAATCCACAGACTTCACAGCTATAAAACAGTATGGGTCTGATTAATTTGATCGATCTTTGCGAGGTGATTTATATTGCTAACCTTTCagtattgtttatttatcttttgtgCTAGCAATAAATTAATCTTCGGTAAAATGTGTGAGTGCCAAATAATCAATAGTTCACTGTAACCATCAATATTTCACTGTATACAACACTATTTCACTATAACTATCAATATTTTACTGTAACTATAAATGTTTCACTGTCTCAGAGGGTAAAAGTTCCGCTTTAGCACtgtttgtaaataatgtttttgaaacgcAATTTATGCGTTGGAAAATTTAATGCCTTTGAcccaaaatatatcattttagtGTTTTCAAATGAACCTGGAATTTGCATATAAAGCGTTACATGTTGTAGTTATAGACATTTGTTGACACTTTTAAAGTTCGCGCAATTATTCTTTTATCAAAGTGTGACTCTCTGTGCGTTCGTAGGAGTACGGATGACtcaatttatgaaaacaaaaaaggtGCAAGCTGTCAAAATCAGGAATGCATGTTTTCACAGACATGTTGAGCGGGTATGAGTTTGTTTAAATCCGAAAGGGGTTGTTCTTGATATAAATGAGCTTATTACAGATACGAAAGATGTAGTTTGATTTGAGTGTGTCACCAGGGCGTTTCATGCAATGATAAAAGCTTCAATCAGCGAAGGAAACAAATTGACGAGACAAAACAGCATAATGGGTCGTGTAGGTAAACATCAAAACTTGTAGGTGCGTATTGAGTAAAGCAATGGGACAAAGATTCAGTAAAGAGCGTTAAAATATAAACGGCTAGTACGTGTAGCCAGCATTTAAACAAGTGTACTTAATTGTTaatcaagtaaaaaaatataagtctAAGATAACATTTGTTTGTGAATTAACTCGTATTCTAGAGGGCTTAACAAAGTCTGAACTACCTGGTTTAAGCGCCTCCTCGTAACATAGCTTAACATTCCACAAAGCGCTAACTCGTAAATAAGATGGCTTTCGCAAACAGCTGCCTCGTAAAGAAGATGGCTTCCACGAAGTACTGCCTTGTAAATTATATGTCACCCACAAAGAGTTCCCTTGTAGAATAGATTGCTCCTACAAAACGTATCCTCGTAAACTAGATGGCGTTCAGAAGGCGCTGCCTTGTTACGATGTGGCTCCCATATAAAGCGCTGCCTCGTAAACTAGATGGCTTCTTCAAAGCGCTGCCTCGTAAAAAAGATGGCTTCTTCAAAGCGCTGCCTCGTAAACTAGATGGCTTCTTCAAAGCGCTGCCTCGTAAACTAGATGGCTTCTTCAAAGCGCTGCCTCGTAAACTAAATGGCTTCTTCAAAGCGCTGCCTCTTAAACTAGATGGCTTCTTCAAAGCGCTGCCTCTTAAATAAGATGGCATCTTCAAAGCGCTGCCTCCTAAACTAGATGGCATCTTCAAAGCGCTGCCTCGTAAACTAGATGGCTTCTTCAAAGCGCTGCCTCGTAAACCAGATGGCTTCTTCAAAGCGCTGCCTCGTAAACTAGATGGCTTCTTCAAAGCGCTGCCTCGTAAACTAGATGGCTTCTTCAAAGCGCTGCCTCTTAAACTAGATGGCTTTTTCAAAGCGCTGCCTCCTAAACTAGATGGTTTCTTCAAAGCGCTGCCTCGTAAACTAGATGGCTTCTTCAAAGCGCTGCCTCGTAAACTAGATGGCTTCTTCAAAGCGCTGCTTCGTAAACAAGATGGCTTCTTCAAAGCGCTGCCTCGTAAACTAGATGGCTTCTTCAAAGCGCTGCCTCGTAAACTAGATGGCTTCTTCAAAGCGCTGCCTCGTAAACTAGATTGTTCCCACAAAGCGCTGCCTCATGAACTAGATGGCTTCGACAAACCACTGGCTTGTAACCTGGATAACTTCCACTACGCGCTGCTTCGTGGTCTAGATGGCTTTCACATACCACTGCCTTGTAAACTAGATGGTTTCCAAAAAACGCTGCCTCGTAATCTAGGTGTCTTTACAAAGCGTTTAACAATAACACATTGTGATCTCAAATCCATATATCACCTATACACAATTGCAGGAATTAACAACCTGCAATCGGAACAATACAGTAATCAGGATGCtagatgtttttaatgtttacgATTCTGCCCTTGCCAATTGGGTTAGCGGTAGGGTTaagggcaaattacaccaattcgtAAATGACCACTTAGTGTCACTGTTTTTCTTTGTATAAACACATGACAGTGAAAGAAAAGGATTGGTATAGCATCTTAGACTATTGACTACTTTCCATCTCTATAGGGTTTGAAGTTGTATGGTTTATGATTtccaaaaaatgatgaaaatgctGGGTCTGCTTGATCTACCTTTTCTGTTTTGATTTTCAGTCCATTGATTGTGCTCCTTCACCGTATGTGGTCACTTTATcgaatacacagtggttacgCTCATTcgattatattttcatataagaaatataatttattttctaaagtttgtttaatgtttagtacacaagtgTAACTTTCTTCCCATATATTGTGTTGGGGGTCGTAAAACACTAGAAATGAGTGTATTTTCGCGTGCAAATTGGCCAATAGACAATGTAGTATGTAGGAGATTTATGTAGTGGTCTCTGTTCTTTCAGTTTCAATCCGGGATAACCCAAGACTACCAAAGTATTTGCCATTTTGCCCCCTCCAACAGTAGAATTGTGACGTTAACGGTCGTTtccattattaataaaaaaattatgtaaaaaaaatgtggattttgattgtttttgtaaaatccTTGGGGTTATCAAGGACATGGatgttttgacattaaaatgaaCTTTTGTTTGGTTTCAATCATAAACTAGACTAATTCTGTTAAGGCATACCATTTTTTTCGTGTGCAAATATGTATAAAGTAACATTGCCCCGTCAAAATACGATTTTGGCTTTGGGGGCTCCTTTTTCCGGAGGGCTCTAAAATCTGCAAGTTTTGCAATAGAAATGCAAATGAAACGTTGGTTTACTTGAAAATGATTTACGcatgtaatatttatataaaacgaACAACAAACGGTTAAATTAATGGTCAAATAAAACCAATTCGGAATTGACCACTCAGTGTTAGATGCCTTTTGCTTTTTATTAACACACAACAGTGAATCAAATTAGGGATATACCACCTCAGATTATTGGCTACTATCCATTATTATTGGTTTTGATGGTGAAtggtttgttatttcaaaaaaacagtCGGAACATGTTGGATCTGACGTCACCATTTTAAGTTAGCAAATTTTGATAAGAGTATAGTGTTTATGTTTCGATTTGTTCTAGATATCATCACGTTATTCATTTAAACGGAATTAAAATGATCGGATACATCAGATAGACCAGTGAAGCAGGTAGGTCTTGTTTGCTGTTCGTTtcctgataagccatgtcataAAATGAATCTGACATTCTTCATTATATCATACGCAatatgcaatgattacaattgtgttttatatgaCATCTCCTGACagatactatatatatatctgtgttTGTCCTCAAATATTGCGTAGTAACTAACCATTGGTTAATACAATTAATCGTATTTCAAGACTTAACAAATTCGTTTACTGCAGTTTTAAAACTCTTGAAGGAACCCATCAAAAATTCAATGTATAACTAAGGTTTCGTTTCTAAACTGCATACAGAAAGGAAAGAAAAAGtatgttattattttggaatatttatatatagcgATAACATATTAAGTATGCTAGATAATAAAAGTGGGATTCGTTAGTTATAATCCTTTTTTCTTATTCAATTTTTACATCAAGGGAATCAACTATCGTTTCTCTTTTTATAATACTCGGCAATGATTTCTTAGgctgtttctatttatagagAATCACATGACACAAAATGtagttatttagtatttattattGCAACATAGTAAAACAGGACTGTCAATGGATTTCAGGTGCATGTGTTTAGtattctgaaacaaaaaaaaatataactttaatgaaCACATGTATACAGAGATTGATTTGAgcatatacaaaaacataaaggaCATTGTACAACTGTCTAGAATTTTAGCCAAAGTTACAAAGCTCATAACTTGTGAATTGAAGATAACTTTCAATAAGTATTATTCTTATTTAGCAAATGAATGTGAACTTAATTGACGTACTTTTTCCATGGTGTCGCACATAGCCGCCACCGTGACCACCGTGACCACCGTAGCTGCCACCGTAACCGCCTCCGTAGCCGCCACCGTAACCGCCGCCGTAACTGCCGCCGTAGCCGCCACCGTAGCCGCCAAGACCGCCACCGTAGCCGCCAAGACCGCCACCGTAGCCGCCAAGACCGCCACCGTAACCGCCAAGGCCGCCATAATTCAATTTTTTGTAGCCGCCACCGAAACCGCCTCCGTAGCCGCCACCGTAGCCGCCGCTGTAGCCGCCATAGCCACCACCGTAACCGCTAAGGCCTCCGTATCCGCCGCCATAGCCGCCACCATATCCGCCAAGACTGCCACCGTAACCGCCAAGACCGCTACCGTAACCGCCATAGCCGCCATAACCCAATTTTTTGTAGCCGCCGCCATAACTACCACCGTAACCGCTAAGGCCACCGTAGCCGCCGCCATAACCGCCATAACTGCCACCGTAACCACCAAGGCCGCCACCGTATCTGCTATAACCACCGCCGTAACCGCCATAGCTGCCACCATTACCACCGTAGCCCCCAACATAACCGCCATAACCGCCACCGTAACCACCTAGGCCGCCAAAGCCGCCTCCATAGCCACCTCCATAACCACTGTATCCGTATCCCTTTTTACGATAAGCTTGACATGCCACGATGGCACCAAACAGAGCAAGAATTGCGAGAACCTTCATGgtactgaaaatatataagtCTACGTAATAATACACAGCTAACAATGAAATGTACATGGCTGAGCCTCGTTGCTTAAAGTTTTACCAAGACCATGTAGACATTCTGGTATTTTATGTTTggttggttattttttttatgtttgatgttaaaaaaatccatcGATGCAAAtggctatttttatttatatttcatgagtggTATTTCACATCCAATATTTATTCGTATTTGCAAGTTTTTTGAAAGTTACGAAAGTTTTGTAACACTTGTCGGTATTTTAACAgagaatgaaatatttatcaatataataataaagtttgAGCTGCTTTATCTACTACGTGTAGCTCCAAATAAAACTGTCAGCATATTATGTTCAACGAGTATGCCTTTAGTCTGAAGATTCAATTTATCttcttttgaaaataacaagtccatttttgtttttttgttaactcaatgttattatttttaatctatgtattataaagaaataagaaaattcTTTTAGAGTTGATTTGTTCAAGCATATTctgctgaaaaaataatatttgaagtCATTATTGATATGTTGTAGTATATATTTAGTCGATTGTAGATATTTCAAAGTTACGGTTTTGAATTTGGTATAGAAATTGCATCAAATGAGttctttttttctctcaaatCGAAAATGTGTTCGAGGTATAGTATTTCCCTTTTAtgccattttttataatataacatttcattacTGCATTTGCATTTCTGAACTGTTCCAGTTGATGAATTTTCTGACATCAATATTTTGTATTCCAACATAAAGGATGTTCCATAAATGTAGGAGGTTGTGATTAATACATTATGATCACACTtgttttttatgtcattttcttcaagtttacattaaattaaaacagttcTACCGCTCTTTTTGAATAACTTGTTAGCGAATACTTTCATTCGCcatgattattttcatcaatgaGTCCTTTTAACTTGCTTTCAACGAAGGAATAAAGTGTCTTACATTTGGAAGGTTAATTCCACCGTTTTGCCTAAAGCAGTATACTTGttcttgtttgattttatcaGGTTTATTATCTCAAATATATGGCAAATATTGAGTTTGTGATATCGTAAATCGTTTGATCTGATGGATTAGGTAGAACAGTAAACGGAAAAACTAATTTTAGAAGAGGAAACGATTTAACTACACAGGGTTGCCActgttatatacattttttgaatTCTTGAACTTAAGGTTTAATTACATAAGCTAaagtagttattgtttgttAATGTGGTATCTAGTAATTTTGCTGATGAAGAGGTCAATGCAAAACGACTTCTTTATACTAATATtataactataaaataatatttttactttgCATTTGGTTCTGATAAGCGTTATGCTTCTGGTTCTTTCCCGTATGGCAGCATTACGCTATGAAAAACTTACAGTCGACTAACAGTTATATCATTAGATAAATGCCAGGtgtcaattgtataaaagttgttAATTCTTTGGTTTTGTCAAATTTAGCCAAACAAGTTATTTATCCCAAATAATAACcgatcaaattatttaaatttgcaaaCCTATAGACAACTACACCAAGAGTTATACAACTGACTGCTGAGTTGTATAAAAGCTTGCATTTGGTACACCATTATACATATCTAATATATTAATCCCAAGTCCAAGTCACactgaaattttaatatttaatatttatttaggTGTGTATAATTGTTATATAGCTGCGTAATTTGGTAGAATACAATGGACAAATTAACGTTCCGTtctttaatttttcaattttgaaagtaGCTATCATacggtattattattattattattattattattattattattattattattattataaaaaaaataagctttTTTCTACTTACATGTTGTAGAGACGAGTTGCAAGAGCAGACACTGCAAATGTGAGGGTTTTGTGGACCTTTTATACGGTCTGACGACAAAATTACGTGATATTAAAGACAGATGATGACCAACAATTTTTGCTTCTGTATTTAcaattcaatcaatcaattactGATACAAAGGTTTCATACGTTGtctatgtttttatatgttaattaGGCGGTGCATATCATACGAAATACGAACAAATCATTTAAGTTAGCTTGTACCGCAAATAATTTGTAAAGTCACTTAATTCAACATCGTACAGTCGGTAAGACAGTATATGATGTGGTTTTGATACATTTCCTTTCATTTCCTCGGTTAAATTTTGTATCATGTTTTGGGTTAAAAGTGGATTATGTGTGGTATAACAAAGTTGaggaatttttatttttaagcaatttGCATTTCTGTACATACTTCGAAATAAGCAAAAAGCTCAAGGTATTCCATCacaccattcggagctcctcatccatttttgtcgaaaacaacctcggatgtatgccggtacatcagaaAAAGTAGTTCgtcaatttttgaattatatcaaaattaaatgtagtgttatagcttgtatttattgatctaagtttaaattgattgctattattgcaaacataattaagattttcaagGGTTAAGTCATTTAGTTTaattgctaaattaaattactacacGATCTTCTTGTGGCGGACTGAAACAGTACCGATTTCTTaatatgtaaaccgtccatatacatccaaggttttttggataaaaatggccgaggagttccgaatgtcatCACACACGACTGAATCGCCTCTGACCGTTTAGCGAAACACGGATACCTCACAATAGTGGGTTTAAACTGGATTGCGATAGTTTGCAAAAAGATCAATCGTATCATCTAAGTGAAAATAATGACTGCTAAAGTGTGATGTATTGAGTAATAAGATGACCAACTTATTTCCTAACTAGCAAACGTAGGTGGAAACAAATGGGTCCGAAATACAATTGATTGTAGCCGTAAAGGTATTGTTTGGTCATATAACACTGTCGCTTAACAGCACACACTTTAGTTTAATACAACCTTTTGTCTTTTCTGATCATGCCGATGGAACATAATCTTAATCATTGGCATTATCACTATTCTGTGGCGGTTGATTTCACGCATTAACAACACGGGAAGAAAACTGATGTGTGGTTCTACACCGTCGCTTCTCAAGCTTGAATATATATGGTCAAGTGATAATTCATAATTCAAATCGATAATTGCATACTTAATACTAATATACATGATCATTTGATGCATACcctataataatgtttatacaaCAAGTGAGGCAACTCACTTTCTATAATGACTGGTGTTGATGTTCATGTTGATAGAGAATCACGTGACACAAATTGTAAATACTTCGTATAATTTATTGTGACATagaaaaacatagaaaacacaGGACTGGTGTCAATGGAATTGGAATTGGAATTCAATGGAATTGAGGGGTCTGTCTTTAGTATtctggaaaaataaatatgatgaacaaATACATAGAATGATTTGGATTCGGTGTAAGGAGATTAGTAAACCATCTTAACAACTCGAGCCTTTACCTAAAAGTAAAACACTTTGTCCCACTGTACAAGTCAAGTAGTTAATAGTTGCCGTACAGTTAATCGAATTACAAATGGCATGATCAAGTTCATTACTTTCAAAAAGCCGTTTTAAGTAGCCATTCATATTTACTATTAAAACGTACTTTTTGCATGGTATCCGCCATATTCGCCACCGATGCCACCATGGCCACCGCCGTAACCGCCATTGCCACCTCTGTAGCCTCCTCCGTACCCTCtgttatattcattatattttccGTCATCGTAGTCGTCATTGCCATATCCGTATTTGTGGCCATAGCCACCTGGATAGCCATCTGCATAGCCATCGTCATTATCCCCTTTATAGCCTCCTACATAGCCACCTTTATAGCCACCTCCATAGCCATCGTCATAGTCACCTTTATAGCCATCGTCAAAGTCACCTCCATATCCCCTTTTTGGATAGGCTTGGCATGCCACGATTGCACAAAACAGAGCGAGAATTGCAAGAACTTTCATGGTACTGAAAATATTGAAGTCAatgattataattttgatatcttTTGCAATTCGGTATGAAAGGGACTAGAAACCAGATCGGCAAGTACAGTGTTTCCTTGAAACAAGCGTAGTATTGTCAATGCGAGATAGTAGGAGACTGATACAACTTCactttaaatgcttaaaataataaacgctgcaatcatgttgctgtctcatctgagtGCCCCCGTtttaaaatagcacataatggtttcccagtttaaataaTAACTGTTTACGAGTACAGATAAAATGCCAATTCTATTTTTAAACGTACTGGGATTCACGTGGTAGTCAAGCCAAGTTAATTTCGAAAAGGAAAAAAAcgcgcaaaaactgcgaaagatgcacgTGTCGTAAGCGATGAGATACAACAGTTAGTGTATTCTGGTGCCTAGTCCCTTACGCGTTTAAAATTGAAGAAACGCAAGGTcaaaaaaacactaaacaagATGTACAAGGCTACGTAAAAAAACACCGCTTTGTGAGATCTCCGCTTTTTAGGCGCACACTTTAGGTCGGGTTTATTGTGATAGGTACAGATAGGAAAATAGCTGTCGTTTGGCTTTTTTTAACTGCGGAGGTTGTGGCCACGTAGttaatagttaaaaaaacatatttatgaagGCTTATATGTTCAAGTAGACCAATAAAATGTCCTTGGTTAACGTCAGTTTTTGtcttgcattttttaaatggtgATACTAGTATATCttctaaaattaaacaaaagtcCTGTCCTACTGGCAAAGGCggttaaaacatttacaaacgaTCACTGCCAGGCAATGCCGTCACTTGTGGATAAGATGTAAAGCAACAACAAGAGTTGTTAAAGCAGCGAAATGACCGAAATGGCAAAATTTGACACCGACAAGGCCGATACCTACACGAAGGCCGCCGACACCGATACAAAAGCCGCAGACACCGACTCGACCGACGATGACACCTACACGGACGACGCCGACACCAACACGGCCGACgataacagtgacattgacggCGATGTTAGAAATAATAGATCTCGGCAATAGTATCTACACACATGACAAATTCATGTACGAAAAGTTTATGGCATATacgtttattttgatttagGTCCGTGGAAGACTTATGTACGTACTCATCCCAAcgcataaaatattttttaaggtcTTTTTGCCGATAATCTAAATGTATAAACAGAATCATTAAAATGACGAAATCAGAGCaagtaaacattaattttactactaAGTTGAATGTATTGAGTACTAAGATAATTAACTTAGATAAGTTCTGAATTATAGGCGAATGTGTTTGACATATACTTGTTTGTATGCGGAAAGAAACTCCACTAAAATTCCCATAACGTGACGCaacattattaaatgttaaagacGTGTTCGCTTATGCATTTCATCTGTTGACTGCACACCGCAAATACATATCGCTCatgattttatacatttttatatccTTATTCTTATAAAGTGCGCACGTAGTAATGACTTAACTCATTTGGATGTCAACATTTAAACaggtttataataaaaaattatcaTTACGAAAGGAGCATAATACCTTTGAACGGGCCAGGCAAAAACTATTAATACTCTTTACATAAAGCAGTCGTGGGCTATTGAGCGTTATCGATAGGCATCGAAGACGCACGATATTAAGTTCATAACTATTAATACCCTTAACGTACAGCAGTCGATGACTAAAAAGCGTTATTGGTCGGCAAAAAAGACGCACGAtattaaacttataaatattGATACCCTTAACGTAGAGCAGTCGGGGGCTAACGAGCGTTATTTATCGGCATCGAAGACGCACGctattatattcataaatatgaaTACCCTTAACGTACAGCAGTCGAAGATTAACGAGCGTTATTGATTGGCATCGTTGTATTAGTTTTAAAAGGTGCATTTAGGTGTATTAAATTCGTATTCTTCTTGACATAATGTCGTAAAAAGTTCActtgaaaaacatatatatatttttattggggggggggggaggagaGAGGGGTCGCCTAAATGACGCTAGTCGGAAGTCCGTTTATTCCAAAGAGGACATGCATATTTTGACGATAAATTActgaaaaacattatattgaaaaatatagttaTAGTCTTATGTATGCAAACCCAAAAgtatcatttttcttttatgtcTTCTACTGGCATTCTTTCAGTGTTaacatactacatgtatgtaaaagtaatttatgttttcaagACAATCCTGTTTCATGCCTCTTTACTTAAAAAAGGAACCAATGAAAACTCTTCATTTTTGCTAGTTCTAACACCGCGTTAAATCACATCAATCGAATTGTCTAAaatcaaaatctaggtcaaagcctttctagagcaaaaaacacaaacaaaccaGAAACAGCCATGCCCGAGTGCGCGTATAAATAAACTCAAAACCACCACAAACCAAAAACAGCCTTGTCCGAGTACGCGTATAAATAAACTCAAAACCACCACAAACCAAAAACAGCCTTGTCCGAGTACGCGTATAAATAAACTCAAAACCACCACAAACCAAAAACAGCCTTGTCCGAGTACGCGTGTAAATAAACTCAAAACCACAACAAACCAGAAACAACCATGCCAGAGTGCACgtattaataaaatcaaaaccatTTTTATCCTAACTGTTGTTTTGTCGTTCGTCTTTTCGCAGTTATAAATTGTTACACATACTTTCTGGAAAGTAGATTCCTCGAATCAAGAAATACATAcagattatgaaaaaaataattctcgGTTGCATTTAGACTGTGGTTTGTCTGCGAAAATCAGTAAAACACTACACACGCAACAAAGCATTGACTCTTTCAGAGTTCTATTCATTTTCAAGAATTCTTTAGTCTAATATAACGATCCTAACGAACCAACAAATCAAAACCTTTATACATTACGCATAATAAATCTGCCATATATTGGGCACTATGTTTCACATTATATAGCGGCTTGATTAGTGTGTGGCTTAATACATTCTTAAagtaaatacagaaataaaaatgttgaacaagtGTATATGGCCCTTTGACTATTTCACAAATGTATCAAACTTTCTATCTTCATCTAAACAAAATGTGCACCTTCCGTCTTGTATTGTGTAATATCTGTTGGTGTATTTAACGACGACATCGCATATTGCACGTAGGCTGAAACAACTTTACAAGTAAACTGTAAACTTAGCGCAAATATACATGTGATGTTAGGTATAATAAAGTTAACTTAAAACCAGGGTGTTGGTTCATTTGTAACATTGGGAGTAAGCGGTGAAACATAAATCAAGCAAAAATAAaggttttaacaattttaaacaagtttacgtGCTTGGCCTTCATGTGTTTAAGTCAACATGATATACCTACTCCGGAACAAGGGAATGTCTTTTAGTATAtggtaattcattgttttgcaaaCCTTACTTTTTTAGAGAAATtctatagaaaaaaataataaatacaaactttgtCACGActctactttttatttttgagaCTGTTACCATCAACacagaattttattttttgtctaacTTAAGCCAAACCCTTTATTCATTCGAGCCTACCAGAGTATACCCTTACTAAATACACACAAAATCCTCTAGCACTAACTAGAACATGTAACGTGTCAATACCAGTAGAATCTGGTAACTACAATGGCTAGATTCCCGTGTTAAAACGAAAGTAAGTCctttaaacacaattaaacaatgcatttagaTTAACTTGAAGCATGATTCTAAGGATAAAACTGCTATGcgtttatataatatgttagaATTAGTGATATTTCTAAactacaaacaaaaaacatcgtTCCCGCTCGTTTTTCATGTGAAATTTcttcatgtatttgttaatttggCATTATCGTAAAACGAGACCCCATAAATACCAATAAATTTACAGTCACTAATAATATGGCCATTCTTCGAATCAAGATATCTTCCTAAACCCCAAAAGATAACCGTAAAATGCGAACAATTGCTGAGATTTACTCAACCATGTTGCGAATATTACGTATAGAATTAGCATCGATGCATGATTCAACCTGTAGATCAAAAATGTGCATCATCACTGTGTTAAATGACCTAGCTGTTGACCAAAAATGACCATATATAAACCACCcagattttaaaagaaaac
The Mya arenaria isolate MELC-2E11 chromosome 12, ASM2691426v1 DNA segment above includes these coding regions:
- the LOC128210541 gene encoding glycine-rich protein 3-like, translating into MKVLAILALFCAIVACQAYPKRGYGGDFDDGYKGDYDDGYGGGYKGGYVGGYKGDNDDGYADGYPGGYGHKYGYGNDDYDDGKYNEYNRGYGGGYRGGNGGYGGGHGGIGGEYGGYHAKKY
- the LOC128212408 gene encoding acanthoscurrin-2-like, giving the protein MKVLAILALFGAIVACQAYRKKGYGYSGYGGGYGGGFGGLGGYGGGYGGYVGGYGGNGGSYGGYGGGYSRYGGGLGGYGGSYGGYGGGYGGLSGYGGSYGGGYKKLGYGGYGGYGSGLGGYGGSLGGYGGGYGGGYGGLSGYGGGYGGYSGGYGGGYGGGFGGGYKKLNYGGLGGYGGGLGGYGGGLGGYGGGLGGYGGGYGGSYGGGYGGGYGGGYGGSYGGHGGHGGGYVRHHGKKY